Proteins from a single region of Mucilaginibacter daejeonensis:
- a CDS encoding thioredoxin family protein gives MKNILMTIAVLLISIGLKAQTSEIHFEKLTLQEALAKAKTVNKPVFVDCFTTWCIPCKHMEKGVFTIDSVADFYNTNFINIKVDMEKGEGPSIKKTYVVEAFPSYLILDSEGKTRNKYVGSMPAGEFIANARKGVNTKSEEAQLNARYESGERSPELLRRYILHKVKIMEISKAKKLNDELMAILTPKQKASPENWVLFGRNRYTMYLSDLFSPNFKYLTDHWQEFAAQNTKDTVDRKLSSVYRQIASWSLNGFYYKVKPYDKKTFEMYKAEVKKTKVPDKAQLLVMMDIAMAAGERDEPKVTRLFIDNVGSFSEENRHILFDYVTFGRSFKGYNFPQITKLYDEVNKTSTNPYLISLFKDMKKRYAPEQAQ, from the coding sequence ATGAAAAATATATTGATGACCATCGCCGTGCTCCTGATATCTATTGGGTTAAAAGCACAGACCAGCGAGATACATTTCGAAAAGCTGACCCTTCAGGAAGCCCTGGCCAAGGCCAAGACAGTGAATAAGCCGGTATTTGTAGACTGTTTCACCACTTGGTGTATCCCTTGCAAGCACATGGAAAAGGGCGTGTTCACCATAGATAGCGTGGCCGACTTCTATAATACCAATTTCATCAACATTAAGGTGGATATGGAGAAAGGCGAGGGGCCATCCATCAAAAAGACCTATGTGGTCGAGGCCTTTCCATCATATTTGATCCTCGATAGCGAAGGAAAGACCAGGAATAAATATGTAGGCTCGATGCCGGCAGGGGAGTTCATTGCGAACGCCCGTAAGGGTGTGAACACCAAGAGCGAGGAAGCTCAATTGAATGCCCGTTATGAAAGTGGAGAACGTTCGCCTGAATTGTTGAGGCGATATATTTTGCACAAGGTCAAGATCATGGAGATATCAAAAGCTAAGAAACTTAATGATGAGTTGATGGCTATACTGACCCCTAAACAAAAGGCAAGCCCGGAGAATTGGGTGCTTTTCGGTCGCAACCGCTATACCATGTACCTGTCTGACCTGTTCAGCCCCAACTTTAAATACCTCACCGACCACTGGCAGGAATTTGCCGCTCAGAACACCAAAGACACTGTTGATCGTAAGCTGTCGTCAGTGTACAGGCAGATCGCATCGTGGTCCCTTAACGGATTCTACTACAAGGTGAAACCATACGACAAAAAAACCTTCGAGATGTACAAAGCCGAGGTCAAAAAGACCAAAGTGCCCGATAAAGCGCAATTGCTGGTGATGATGGATATCGCCATGGCAGCCGGTGAAAGGGACGAACCCAAAGTGACCCGTTTATTTATTGATAACGTTGGTTCATTTTCGGAGGAGAACCGGCATATACTTTTTGACTACGTGACGTTCGGCCGGTCATTTAAGGGCTACAACTTTCCACAGATCACCAAGCTGTATGATGAGGTGAACAAGACATCGACCAACCCTTATTTGATCAGTTTATTTAAAGACATGAAAAAGCGATATGCGCCAGAGCAAGCTCAATAG
- a CDS encoding DUF5117 and DUF5118 domain-containing protein — protein MKRSLMIILLASACFLQALGQQARTGSIVSFDKFFKDKMQVTPGTFPVYQQDDKYYLQIGPNQLQKDILVVGDMQYGSAVISRSSGILRFVKGQGDNLYVTRNNYSEQVLDQNAMTDVLNSSILEPISYTFKIEAMGKDTGSYVIDITKQLIDGGELFSFKNYNLIANPDPTRSGVESVKPIQNGIYFNVFRSQTSAGRDYNGKQTDVASTFRLGLALQLLSDRPMPVKLNDRRIGFDTRIFTDFGARGYSAKKVSVIKKWNVEVKPEDVARYKAGALVEPKRPINVYLHPSIPAFLMPAVQAGVLEWNKCFETAGFKNVIKVMPQRVGNEPRMEDGSVLIAWAGSNPKAIVDIVDDPRTGEIKTAKMTLSDVVTDALMQKYFVQCGMYDERIQKDPNSLEVRKDILQFKVAQSMATVLGMLPNYAGSAAYSLQQLRDPKFVMQHGFTSSVTDELEFNYLVVPGKQNNKKLFIAAVSAYDHFAIDHAYRQLGTQFKSGTFTKDGKIDPEHYYSAEDKNNPYAQANDLSSQNLEAAQAGIDRLIAFYPKLNGISDKFKDDTWDTYMLLAANFIMMYDEYVMSVMPNIGGKQRFTVMKGYNDMPVKYVTKARQLATFSFLGRNILQKVPAWTRNDRAQAMDGSNTEALLTNTAVKVVNSLVNADLIKTLLDAEASGQKDVFTTKDLFAQIDHYLFLDFDPNTALTSYQRNIQATLIRSLLTLAGRNKIGAGLSEMSITINGVLVPLTEHIGKVAKTHKDKLTREHYQLLKMLIDNEQPNK, from the coding sequence ATGAAAAGATCATTGATGATCATACTGCTGGCCTCTGCTTGCTTTTTGCAGGCACTCGGTCAACAGGCAAGAACAGGCAGCATCGTAAGCTTCGACAAATTCTTTAAAGACAAGATGCAGGTGACACCCGGAACTTTCCCGGTTTACCAGCAAGACGATAAATATTACCTGCAAATTGGCCCTAACCAGTTGCAAAAGGACATACTTGTGGTGGGCGATATGCAGTACGGAAGCGCCGTGATATCACGGTCGTCAGGTATCCTCCGCTTCGTAAAGGGACAGGGTGATAACCTTTACGTTACCCGCAATAATTACAGCGAGCAGGTACTTGATCAAAACGCCATGACCGATGTATTGAACAGCTCTATACTCGAGCCGATCAGCTACACATTCAAGATCGAGGCAATGGGTAAAGATACCGGGAGCTATGTGATCGATATCACCAAACAACTGATAGATGGTGGCGAGTTGTTCTCCTTTAAGAATTACAACTTGATAGCCAACCCAGATCCCACACGTTCAGGGGTCGAAAGCGTGAAGCCCATTCAGAATGGCATTTACTTCAACGTGTTCCGGTCGCAAACCAGCGCAGGCCGTGACTATAACGGTAAACAGACCGATGTGGCCTCTACCTTTCGGTTAGGCCTGGCGTTGCAGTTGTTGAGCGATAGGCCCATGCCGGTCAAGCTTAACGACCGCCGTATCGGTTTCGACACCCGAATCTTTACTGACTTTGGCGCGAGAGGCTATTCGGCCAAGAAGGTTAGCGTGATCAAAAAGTGGAACGTTGAGGTAAAGCCTGAGGACGTAGCCAGGTACAAGGCCGGTGCCTTGGTGGAGCCTAAACGCCCGATCAATGTTTATCTGCATCCGTCCATTCCGGCTTTTTTGATGCCGGCCGTTCAGGCTGGTGTGCTGGAGTGGAACAAGTGCTTTGAAACTGCCGGCTTTAAGAACGTGATCAAAGTGATGCCACAGCGCGTTGGCAATGAACCCAGAATGGAAGATGGAAGCGTGCTGATCGCCTGGGCGGGCAGTAACCCTAAAGCGATCGTAGATATTGTAGATGACCCCCGTACCGGCGAGATCAAGACCGCCAAGATGACCCTATCAGACGTTGTGACGGATGCCCTGATGCAAAAGTACTTTGTGCAGTGTGGCATGTATGACGAGCGAATACAAAAAGACCCTAACTCACTTGAAGTACGCAAAGATATCCTGCAATTTAAAGTAGCCCAAAGCATGGCCACGGTATTGGGCATGCTACCCAATTATGCAGGTAGTGCGGCTTACAGCTTGCAACAATTACGTGATCCCAAGTTCGTGATGCAGCATGGCTTTACCTCATCTGTTACGGATGAGCTGGAATTCAATTACCTGGTCGTTCCCGGCAAGCAGAACAATAAAAAATTATTCATAGCAGCCGTTTCGGCTTATGATCATTTTGCTATCGATCATGCTTATCGCCAGTTAGGCACGCAGTTCAAAAGCGGCACTTTCACCAAAGATGGTAAGATAGACCCTGAACATTATTACTCGGCCGAGGACAAGAACAACCCTTACGCACAGGCCAACGACCTGTCCTCACAGAATCTGGAGGCGGCGCAGGCCGGTATCGACCGGTTGATCGCCTTCTATCCTAAGCTGAACGGTATCAGTGATAAGTTCAAGGATGACACGTGGGATACCTACATGCTGCTGGCGGCCAACTTTATCATGATGTATGATGAATATGTGATGAGCGTGATGCCCAACATCGGCGGCAAGCAACGTTTTACGGTGATGAAGGGCTACAATGATATGCCTGTTAAATATGTAACCAAGGCAAGACAGCTAGCCACCTTCTCATTCCTTGGCCGCAACATTCTGCAAAAAGTCCCTGCCTGGACGCGTAATGACCGCGCACAAGCCATGGATGGTTCCAACACCGAGGCCTTACTCACCAATACTGCTGTCAAGGTAGTAAATAGCTTGGTAAATGCCGACCTGATCAAGACCCTGCTTGATGCAGAAGCATCAGGCCAAAAGGACGTGTTCACCACCAAAGATCTTTTCGCACAGATCGATCATTACCTGTTCCTCGATTTCGACCCTAACACCGCTTTGACCAGCTATCAGCGCAACATTCAGGCAACGCTGATCAGGAGCTTGCTCACACTGGCCGGCCGCAATAAGATCGGTGCAGGCCTCAGCGAGATGAGCATAACGATCAACGGCGTGTTAGTGCCGCTTACCGAACACATAGGTAAAGTGGCCAAAACGCACAAAGACAAATTGACCAGAGAACATTACCAACTGCTAAAAATGCTGATCGATAACGAGCAGCCTAACAAATGA
- a CDS encoding zinc-dependent metalloprotease — protein MKLLKKLLLLAQLCATLPLAAQTTTPLPAIGTFIKPAAKKHNGVFNVYVQDNKYYLEVPDSLLNRDILAMITIDRGSAQLARDPRRRYGFAGDVVHEAIFRFNKGKRGAVYMEQPQFYNAPDPKSSYYASVMNRVTPVIMSFTPVAQSKDAALIDLTLAINADMPLLSLSGAKEELGLGAYQANLSYPLSISSYNNNIVFRSKRAYAPGVAAPKPNTMAPAEPQPVQEEPGKQENGPTAWEVGASWYLLPAKPMRQRYADKRVGFFTRSLKDYSIDPGKEEDLLLATRWDIAPKPKDAKKYERGELVEPAHPIVFYVDKNTPEYLRPYFIAGVNAWQRSFEKIGFKNAIVAKMEPTAAEDPNFAMDNASYSVISYKPSTTANAYGPMVVDPRSGQILSSHVAVFHNVTDLLQRWYFVMCSANDPRARKLPLSNDIMGRLAQTVITHEVGHTLGLRHDFAGSHSYDVDSVRKRSFVAKNGFGASIMDYLRFDYVVQPEDSFTAEELLPKIGIYDEYAIEWGYKWLPKYKTPAQEAEVLRKWVSNKRKDPRFFYFPEGDFTDPRVQSEDMGNNAMKASALGINNLKYVMDHLEGWLENDDDENYTMMKKMHTAVASRYNEYLAHVLKNIGGRYADQALVAEDRSNFIPVDRTTQKEAMDFIDKYYFHEPAWLFPANITNKTRFEFQGQVEADYELFMSKLFFKFPFVAKNERIKGYQAYPVASFFDDMYKGVFNDLNSGEAISPYRRMLQRTYVNKVLTSVYNPASYENDAAILLKEQAAKIKGDCEAALKHKTDEPSKDHLKGIIAMIQQWEGVKTGI, from the coding sequence ATGAAACTACTTAAAAAGTTGTTGCTCCTGGCACAGTTATGCGCCACTTTGCCGCTGGCTGCCCAAACAACAACACCGCTTCCTGCCATCGGCACCTTCATCAAACCGGCCGCTAAAAAGCATAACGGGGTGTTCAACGTGTACGTACAGGATAATAAATATTACCTGGAGGTACCCGACTCGTTATTGAACAGGGACATACTGGCCATGATCACCATTGACCGGGGATCAGCACAATTGGCTCGCGACCCACGCCGCCGCTATGGTTTTGCCGGCGACGTGGTCCATGAGGCCATCTTCAGGTTCAATAAGGGCAAACGAGGCGCTGTATACATGGAGCAGCCACAATTTTACAACGCCCCTGATCCTAAGAGCAGTTACTATGCCTCGGTCATGAACAGGGTAACGCCTGTGATCATGTCGTTCACGCCGGTGGCCCAAAGCAAGGATGCCGCACTCATCGATCTTACGCTGGCTATCAATGCCGATATGCCTTTACTGTCATTAAGCGGTGCAAAGGAGGAATTGGGCCTCGGTGCATATCAGGCTAATCTGTCTTATCCGCTCAGCATCTCCAGTTATAACAACAATATTGTTTTCCGCTCTAAACGAGCGTACGCGCCGGGCGTTGCGGCTCCAAAACCTAACACCATGGCTCCTGCCGAGCCTCAGCCAGTACAGGAAGAGCCTGGTAAGCAAGAGAACGGACCGACAGCCTGGGAGGTGGGTGCAAGCTGGTACCTGCTGCCGGCAAAACCTATGCGCCAGCGGTATGCCGATAAACGGGTGGGTTTTTTCACCCGATCACTTAAAGACTATAGTATAGACCCCGGCAAGGAAGAGGATCTTTTGCTGGCCACCCGTTGGGATATAGCGCCCAAGCCAAAAGATGCGAAGAAGTATGAACGCGGTGAACTGGTAGAGCCGGCACATCCCATCGTATTCTATGTAGATAAGAACACACCCGAATACCTGCGTCCGTATTTTATTGCCGGTGTGAACGCTTGGCAGCGCTCGTTCGAAAAGATCGGGTTCAAGAATGCCATTGTCGCTAAAATGGAGCCTACCGCAGCAGAGGACCCCAACTTTGCGATGGATAACGCCAGCTATTCTGTCATCTCTTACAAACCCTCCACCACAGCGAATGCATACGGCCCCATGGTGGTAGATCCGCGCTCAGGGCAAATATTGAGCTCGCATGTGGCGGTGTTCCATAACGTTACCGATCTGTTGCAGCGCTGGTACTTTGTCATGTGCTCGGCCAATGATCCAAGAGCCAGGAAATTGCCTTTGTCTAATGATATCATGGGGCGTTTAGCGCAAACGGTGATCACCCACGAGGTGGGCCATACGCTCGGTTTACGTCATGACTTTGCCGGGAGCCATAGTTACGATGTGGATAGCGTACGCAAAAGATCGTTCGTGGCTAAGAACGGGTTCGGCGCATCCATCATGGACTACTTAAGATTCGATTATGTGGTACAGCCCGAAGATAGCTTTACAGCTGAGGAGCTATTACCCAAGATCGGCATTTATGATGAATACGCCATTGAGTGGGGATACAAGTGGTTGCCCAAATACAAAACGCCAGCCCAGGAAGCAGAGGTGCTGCGGAAATGGGTATCTAATAAACGCAAAGACCCAAGGTTCTTCTACTTTCCGGAGGGTGATTTTACTGACCCGAGGGTACAATCGGAGGATATGGGTAATAATGCCATGAAAGCCAGTGCACTGGGTATCAATAATCTTAAATACGTGATGGATCACCTGGAAGGCTGGCTGGAAAATGATGATGATGAGAATTATACGATGATGAAAAAGATGCATACCGCTGTGGCAAGCCGGTATAACGAGTATCTGGCTCATGTGCTCAAGAACATTGGTGGCCGCTACGCCGATCAGGCGCTGGTAGCCGAAGACCGATCCAATTTTATACCGGTAGACCGCACAACGCAAAAGGAGGCAATGGATTTTATCGATAAATATTACTTCCACGAACCGGCGTGGTTGTTCCCGGCCAATATCACCAATAAGACCCGGTTCGAATTTCAGGGGCAGGTAGAAGCTGACTATGAACTGTTCATGAGCAAGCTGTTCTTCAAATTTCCTTTCGTTGCAAAGAACGAGCGCATCAAGGGTTATCAGGCCTATCCTGTCGCATCCTTTTTTGATGATATGTACAAAGGTGTATTCAATGACCTAAATAGCGGGGAGGCCATATCGCCCTATAGGCGTATGTTACAGCGCACCTATGTCAACAAGGTACTGACCTCTGTTTACAATCCGGCCAGTTATGAGAACGATGCTGCCATACTGCTAAAAGAACAGGCAGCAAAGATCAAGGGTGACTGTGAAGCGGCGCTGAAGCACAAGACCGACGAGCCATCAAAAGATCACCTCAAGGGCATCATCGCCATGATCCAGCAATGGGAAGGCGTCAAAACGGGCATATAA
- a CDS encoding putative zinc-binding metallopeptidase — MKGITHIILLLAIGVGISSCSKNEEALNPSNADVTYQVPQGNAAYDQTITGYYNTYGSYLLYKFSDRDAYWTPTMWKKPVQSSTGNWSVGADVVPAIADYIAPQLDLIDKSLFSLYPASFLKQFLPVKLLLCSKVDSIYTTYVFTPVYTPAKGVKKIAAYYSYDNIAINYGDASVNQMTAAEKLAFLARLNQVLFQSINDRGLIKPTIEFNNSADYSTTLTTQAAAYGKGIISTYYSATALSDWNAFVMAMVTLSETDLNRSVANTNSSAVGILNATKDANGLIRKRYNIVRNYYINTYQVDLQKIGNKARGM, encoded by the coding sequence ATGAAAGGTATAACCCATATCATACTACTGCTGGCCATAGGTGTCGGCATAAGTTCTTGTTCAAAAAATGAAGAGGCACTCAACCCATCCAATGCCGATGTTACCTACCAGGTGCCGCAGGGTAACGCCGCTTACGACCAAACCATAACTGGTTACTATAATACTTACGGCAGCTACTTGTTATACAAATTCAGCGATCGTGATGCGTACTGGACCCCCACGATGTGGAAAAAACCGGTGCAGTCATCCACTGGCAACTGGTCGGTGGGGGCAGATGTGGTACCAGCCATCGCCGATTATATAGCTCCTCAGCTCGACCTCATCGATAAAAGTTTATTTAGTCTTTACCCGGCAAGCTTCCTCAAACAGTTCCTGCCGGTAAAGTTACTATTGTGTAGCAAGGTCGATTCCATTTACACGACTTATGTGTTCACGCCGGTTTACACACCCGCTAAAGGCGTAAAAAAGATAGCGGCTTACTATAGTTATGACAACATTGCCATCAACTATGGCGATGCTTCAGTGAACCAGATGACCGCTGCCGAAAAACTGGCTTTCCTGGCCCGTTTGAACCAAGTGTTGTTTCAGAGCATTAATGATCGCGGCCTGATCAAACCGACCATCGAGTTCAACAACAGTGCCGATTACAGTACCACCTTAACTACCCAGGCTGCTGCATATGGTAAAGGCATCATCAGCACATACTACTCCGCCACGGCTTTGTCTGACTGGAATGCTTTTGTAATGGCCATGGTCACGCTGTCTGAAACTGACCTTAACCGGTCTGTCGCCAACACCAACAGCAGTGCGGTGGGCATACTTAATGCCACTAAGGATGCCAACGGCCTGATCAGGAAGAGATACAACATCGTGAGGAACTACTACATCAATACCTATCAGGTGGATCTGCAAAAGATCGGTAACAAAGCCAGGGGAATGTAA
- a CDS encoding RagB/SusD family nutrient uptake outer membrane protein produces the protein MKKLYICGLLLLSTLTFSCKKFLAEYSQDEMRPGSTADLSALMYSDAYPYITTLETFDVLTDDVQNNPLVPISGSPIATYLTKVQANTAMFTFNPTMFDATSVVSDAANIYAKMYLKIKGCNVLIDQLANVPGTTADKNAVLGQCLFLRGYYYLKLVTTYAQMYTGPGVTPETTMGVPLVLTSQVKDGGLKRNSLKEVYDQIEKDLITAEDLLRNNFTPPNVFRVGSDVANGLLSRFYLYRGLDSDWDKAIQRASAALQNRSTLTPLVNWVSSGGTTPANGIYNSSSPEILWIYGGVHPDILSADVDSRSLPPFSVSADLSSQYDKGTGTSNYGDLRYRFYFLFFTANGTNFAYRTGKNTLNATYGTKGFRVAELYLNRAEAYTRRFMSTGNASDRQAALNDLNALRQSRYDTRNTPYVAVNITAPQALYKFCQEERRRELALEDGHRFIDLKRWGLGVTHVFTGTDNMTATYTLPANSPLFALPIPANALLANTDLIQNPR, from the coding sequence ATGAAAAAATTATACATATGTGGTCTGCTTTTGCTATCCACGCTGACCTTCTCCTGTAAAAAGTTCCTGGCGGAGTATAGCCAGGATGAGATGCGCCCCGGGTCAACAGCCGATCTTAGTGCGCTAATGTACAGTGATGCCTACCCGTATATTACCACCTTGGAGACATTTGACGTATTGACCGATGATGTTCAGAATAATCCACTGGTGCCTATAAGCGGATCACCGATCGCCACCTACCTGACAAAGGTGCAAGCTAACACGGCTATGTTCACCTTTAATCCTACCATGTTCGATGCCACCAGTGTGGTATCAGATGCTGCTAACATTTACGCCAAAATGTACCTGAAGATCAAAGGCTGCAACGTGCTGATCGATCAGTTGGCTAATGTGCCGGGTACCACTGCTGATAAGAACGCCGTGTTGGGGCAATGCCTGTTCTTGAGAGGTTATTATTACTTGAAGTTGGTGACCACTTATGCCCAAATGTACACCGGCCCCGGCGTCACGCCCGAAACCACTATGGGCGTGCCCTTGGTACTCACCAGCCAGGTAAAAGATGGTGGACTTAAAAGGAACTCACTTAAAGAGGTGTATGATCAGATCGAGAAGGACCTGATCACGGCCGAAGACCTGTTGCGGAATAATTTTACGCCGCCGAACGTGTTTCGGGTAGGTAGTGATGTGGCCAATGGCCTTCTTTCACGATTCTACCTGTACCGTGGGCTCGACAGTGACTGGGACAAGGCTATTCAGCGCGCTTCGGCAGCTCTACAGAACAGGTCGACGTTGACCCCACTGGTCAATTGGGTGAGCAGTGGCGGAACGACGCCTGCAAATGGTATCTATAACTCATCGAGCCCCGAGATACTGTGGATATATGGAGGTGTGCATCCTGATATACTTTCGGCCGATGTGGACAGCCGTTCGTTGCCACCTTTTAGTGTATCGGCCGATCTTTCTTCGCAGTATGATAAAGGTACCGGCACATCCAATTATGGTGACCTGCGCTACAGGTTCTATTTCCTGTTCTTTACCGCTAACGGTACTAACTTCGCTTACCGTACCGGGAAAAATACGCTCAATGCTACTTATGGTACGAAAGGGTTTAGGGTAGCTGAGCTTTACCTGAACCGTGCGGAAGCCTATACCCGCCGCTTTATGAGCACGGGCAACGCATCTGACAGGCAAGCCGCATTGAATGACCTGAATGCCTTGAGGCAAAGTCGTTATGATACTCGCAACACACCCTATGTTGCTGTGAACATCACTGCGCCTCAAGCACTGTACAAATTTTGCCAGGAAGAACGTCGCAGAGAGCTGGCATTGGAGGATGGACACCGTTTTATCGATCTTAAACGATGGGGACTGGGCGTAACGCACGTTTTCACCGGAACCGATAACATGACGGCTACCTACACCTTACCTGCCAACAGCCCGCTGTTCGCGCTGCCCATACCGGCCAATGCCCTATTGGCTAATACTGACCTGATCCAAAACCCACGATGA